One part of the Prochlorococcus marinus str. MIT 9313 genome encodes these proteins:
- a CDS encoding helix-turn-helix domain-containing protein, translating into MLPLLILLLATESRHNRIQRYRHMGYSWQQIADRYHCSANTARKWAGT; encoded by the coding sequence TTGCTCCCTCTCCTCATCCTTCTCTTGGCCACAGAATCACGCCACAACAGAATCCAGCGCTATCGACATATGGGGTACTCCTGGCAACAAATCGCTGATCGCTATCACTGCTCAGCCAATACAGCGAGGAAGTGGGCCGGAACCTGA
- a CDS encoding CCRG-2 family protein, protein MTNIELTLEQLQTISGGGKADREARKEARKAKRDQRKHDRKCDDGPPASDCPYGPDSESGVDHHEQDTHPGCGPWGPCI, encoded by the coding sequence ATGACCAACATTGAACTAACACTGGAGCAGCTTCAAACCATTTCTGGAGGTGGAAAAGCTGATCGAGAGGCTCGTAAAGAGGCCCGCAAAGCAAAACGTGATCAACGCAAGCATGATCGCAAATGTGATGACGGGCCACCGGCTAGTGATTGCCCCTACGGGCCAGATTCAGAGTCTGGTGTAGACCACCATGAACAAGATACACATCCAGGCTGCGGTCCTTGGGGCCCTTGCATCTGA
- a CDS encoding DUF3303 domain-containing protein, whose amino-acid sequence MQHYLIVWTFPTVEGAWDSCPGFADYINAGGSGDKFEGFELKYRVCEPVSGSGVAIAVASDIGKVWAHLSPWIKTYGIQFEVKAVVSDAEFAAMWPAVEAAAAVD is encoded by the coding sequence GTGCAGCATTACCTGATTGTCTGGACTTTCCCCACTGTTGAGGGGGCCTGGGATTCGTGCCCTGGATTTGCTGACTACATCAATGCAGGAGGGTCTGGCGACAAATTCGAGGGCTTTGAGCTGAAATATCGCGTCTGCGAACCCGTGAGTGGCAGTGGGGTTGCCATCGCAGTAGCCAGCGATATCGGCAAGGTTTGGGCCCACCTCAGCCCTTGGATTAAGACCTATGGCATCCAATTCGAGGTCAAGGCTGTGGTGTCAGATGCAGAGTTCGCAGCAATGTGGCCTGCTGTGGAGGCTGCTGCTGCTGTCGATTAA
- a CDS encoding DUF3764 family protein, with amino-acid sequence MAIETTVFDFKISKTFDEWRAVYDSEDNKAMLKAGGITSLYRGLHKEDSSRAIVIFQAEEGVAMGMWNDPEAKVMIESSGHIYDETAITQWIDH; translated from the coding sequence ATGGCAATCGAAACCACCGTGTTTGACTTCAAAATCAGTAAAACCTTTGACGAGTGGAGAGCTGTTTACGACAGTGAAGACAACAAAGCAATGTTGAAAGCAGGCGGAATCACATCTCTGTACAGAGGCTTACACAAAGAAGACTCATCAAGAGCGATTGTGATATTCCAAGCAGAGGAGGGAGTTGCGATGGGCATGTGGAATGACCCTGAGGCAAAAGTAATGATTGAATCAAGTGGTCATATCTATGACGAAACAGCAATTACTCAATGGATCGATCATTAG
- a CDS encoding DUF3303 domain-containing protein, with product MTFLMHWSFKTGYHEKAARQFLATGAPMPECKSWQRFHAPGSVQGWIIVETNDAGVCYEHAAEWAEFLDWDVTPVFTDDQAGPLIAKVYS from the coding sequence ATGACCTTTCTGATGCATTGGAGCTTTAAAACTGGCTATCACGAGAAAGCAGCCCGTCAGTTCCTTGCAACAGGTGCCCCGATGCCTGAGTGCAAGTCTTGGCAGCGCTTTCACGCACCAGGCTCTGTACAAGGCTGGATCATTGTCGAAACCAACGACGCTGGAGTCTGCTATGAGCATGCCGCTGAGTGGGCTGAGTTCCTTGACTGGGACGTGACTCCCGTCTTCACAGATGATCAGGCAGGCCCATTGATTGCAAAGGTTTATAGCTAA
- a CDS encoding VanW family protein produces the protein MFEIPKPIHRSRVRQLLGREYHIARRKANWLFGSRQWATTRDVLATSHRKFSHQSLILRPLRDVDMVLQHNKRRNLELALAQLDRILIRPGETMSVWKLVGRPTRRKGYLEGLVLNQGRVSRGTGGGLCQLGNLLFWMAAHSPLTISERWRHGFDVFPDMNRTIPFGAGATLAYNYVDLQITNNTPYCFAIHLWLDDIHLHGELSCDEDYDCIYSVEERHHRIQQQIWGGYSRHNQLYRLCTASDGVETEQLLVENHAIMMYEPLLKAAP, from the coding sequence ATGTTTGAAATTCCCAAACCGATTCACCGCAGCAGGGTTCGACAACTGTTGGGCCGGGAATATCACATTGCCAGACGCAAAGCCAACTGGCTGTTCGGTTCCAGGCAATGGGCTACAACACGCGACGTCCTGGCGACAAGCCACCGCAAATTCAGCCATCAGTCTCTGATCCTGCGCCCTTTAAGGGATGTGGATATGGTGCTTCAGCACAACAAGCGCAGGAATCTGGAGCTAGCGCTTGCGCAACTGGATCGAATCCTGATTCGTCCGGGGGAAACAATGTCCGTGTGGAAGCTGGTCGGACGACCTACTAGACGGAAGGGCTATCTAGAGGGTCTGGTGCTGAATCAGGGCAGGGTGTCCAGGGGGACAGGAGGAGGCCTTTGTCAGCTGGGAAATCTGCTGTTCTGGATGGCGGCCCACAGTCCGCTCACGATTTCAGAGCGCTGGAGGCATGGTTTTGATGTGTTCCCGGATATGAATCGAACTATTCCCTTTGGTGCCGGAGCAACGCTGGCGTACAACTATGTGGATCTGCAGATCACCAACAACACGCCCTATTGCTTCGCGATTCATCTATGGCTGGATGACATCCATCTGCATGGTGAACTCAGCTGTGATGAGGATTACGACTGCATCTACAGCGTCGAGGAGCGTCATCACAGGATCCAGCAGCAGATCTGGGGCGGCTATTCGAGGCATAATCAGCTCTATCGGCTCTGCACAGCATCCGATGGTGTTGAGACGGAACAGCTACTGGTGGAAAATCACGCGATCATGATGTACGAGCCGTTGCTGAAAGCGGCGCCATGA
- a CDS encoding GRAM domain-containing protein, producing the protein MKTVLEVGEKLVKKSPANHQRGIETVGGILYLTTARLIFESHALNIQTGVTIVSIPEINRLRKDWTKFLGVIPIFPNTLAVTSSSGHEDKFIMFRRTPWINEINKLKEGQN; encoded by the coding sequence GTGAAGACTGTTCTTGAGGTTGGGGAAAAGCTTGTCAAGAAATCGCCGGCAAACCATCAAAGAGGTATTGAGACCGTTGGAGGGATTCTTTACCTGACCACAGCAAGATTGATTTTTGAGTCACATGCGCTCAACATTCAAACAGGCGTAACCATCGTCTCAATTCCTGAAATCAATAGGCTAAGAAAGGATTGGACAAAATTCTTAGGAGTTATCCCTATCTTTCCCAACACGCTAGCCGTGACTTCTAGTTCAGGTCATGAAGATAAATTCATTATGTTTAGAAGAACTCCTTGGATCAATGAAATCAATAAATTAAAAGAAGGACAGAACTAA
- a CDS encoding tetratricopeptide repeat protein, producing MSRKRTALAASLSLLQLGQPLLLGSTAALLTGLLLLSTQAADAQSAVLYKKSGNAKVGSGDYQAAIADYNKAIVINPKDADAYNNRGLAKSKSGDNQGAIADFNKAIEINPQYVRAYNNRGLAKSKSGDNQGAIVDYNMAIAINPVYLYGFLNRGLAKKNLNKYQEAIVDYNKAIVINPQLAVAYHKRGLAKVDLKDYQGAIADFNKAITLNPKDAAAYNNRGAVKGKSGDNQAAIADFNKAIEIDLQYADAYINRGLAKYNLGDNQGAITDYSEAIKIDPQDVFAYNNRGYVTWKLKDYQSACNDFKKAASLGSQSTAQWINRVDGAWCRNMR from the coding sequence ATGTCACGGAAAAGAACTGCACTTGCTGCTTCCTTGTCATTGCTGCAGCTGGGTCAACCGCTGCTACTGGGATCTACAGCTGCTTTGCTAACTGGTTTGCTGCTGCTTTCAACCCAGGCAGCAGATGCTCAAAGTGCTGTTCTCTACAAAAAGAGCGGTAATGCAAAGGTTGGATCAGGAGATTATCAAGCAGCAATTGCTGATTACAACAAGGCAATTGTAATTAATCCAAAGGATGCCGATGCATACAATAACCGTGGTCTTGCCAAGAGTAAGTCAGGAGATAATCAAGGAGCAATTGCTGATTTCAACAAGGCAATAGAGATTAATCCGCAGTATGTCCGTGCCTACAACAATCGTGGTCTTGCCAAGAGTAAGTCAGGAGATAATCAAGGGGCAATTGTCGATTATAATATGGCAATAGCAATTAATCCGGTGTATTTATATGGATTTCTCAATCGTGGTCTTGCCAAGAAAAATCTCAATAAATATCAAGAAGCAATTGTCGATTACAACAAGGCAATCGTAATTAACCCTCAACTTGCCGTTGCCTACCACAAGCGTGGTCTTGCCAAGGTTGATTTAAAGGATTATCAAGGGGCAATTGCTGATTTCAACAAGGCAATAACACTTAATCCAAAGGATGCCGCTGCCTACAACAACCGAGGTGCTGTTAAGGGTAAATCAGGAGATAATCAAGCAGCAATTGCTGATTTCAACAAGGCAATTGAGATTGATCTGCAATATGCCGATGCCTACATTAATCGTGGTCTTGCCAAGTATAATTTAGGAGATAATCAAGGAGCAATTACTGATTACAGCGAGGCAATAAAGATTGATCCGCAGGATGTCTTCGCCTATAACAATCGTGGTTATGTCACGTGGAAATTAAAAGATTATCAAAGTGCTTGTAATGACTTCAAGAAAGCAGCATCTCTTGGAAGTCAATCAACAGCACAATGGATAAACAGAGTAGATGGTGCCTGGTGCCGCAATATGCGATGA
- a CDS encoding DUF1651 domain-containing protein: MRFKDVLGRSSLDRPIEVIKARQRKEELALLKTRSMDPDVDDTRERWKRLQKVGWRAK, encoded by the coding sequence CTGCGCTTTAAAGATGTTCTCGGCCGTAGTTCCTTAGACCGCCCCATCGAAGTGATCAAAGCTCGCCAGAGGAAGGAAGAGCTCGCCTTGCTGAAAACCAGATCGATGGATCCCGATGTGGATGACACAAGGGAGCGATGGAAAAGACTGCAAAAAGTTGGCTGGAGGGCCAAGTGA
- a CDS encoding DUF1330 domain-containing protein has translation MDKKGAKGYWISTSTVTNPALFAEYVEKVGPWLKEVGGVVFAKDTEPQGKEKTEGANLAVICEFPSMRAAVDAYESAEYQELSKIRNAATENATFTIMEGMDEAAKLRRAMGK, from the coding sequence ATGGACAAGAAAGGCGCTAAGGGTTATTGGATCAGCACTTCAACAGTCACCAATCCAGCTTTATTTGCTGAGTACGTTGAGAAGGTTGGACCTTGGCTCAAAGAAGTTGGTGGAGTGGTTTTTGCTAAAGACACAGAACCTCAAGGGAAAGAGAAGACAGAAGGAGCGAACTTGGCAGTTATTTGTGAGTTCCCTTCAATGAGAGCGGCAGTCGATGCTTATGAATCAGCTGAGTATCAAGAGCTAAGCAAAATACGTAACGCAGCCACAGAGAATGCAACCTTCACGATCATGGAAGGTATGGATGAAGCAGCAAAATTAAGGAGAGCCATGGGTAAGTAG
- a CDS encoding hydroxysqualene dehydroxylase yields MAEGFPGKKQSHAVVIGAGWAGWGAAKALCEAGVRVTLMDGMEDPTGSQPLTTPSGKPFEAGTRGFWKDYPNINALTAELGLGSIFTEFTTSAFWSPEGLEATAPVFGDAPLWPSPLGQVAATINNFKRLPVADRLSIAGLLYAMLDLNRNDAVYRSYDSIDALTLFRQLRISDRMIDDFLRPTLLVGLFKPPEELSAAVTMELLYYYALAHQDSFDVRWIRSKSIAEQLILPLSERLQEQHQLEVLGGTLATRLNVSPETQAIRSVGTRSVTSGSTGLIEDVDAVVIAVSAKGMGALMAQSPECGALAPELVRAATLGSIDVVSIRLWLDRTVPVADPANVFSRFSSLRGAGATFFMLDQLQRESEQALWGDQPPQGSVIASDFYNASAIAELSDQEIIDCLMQDLLPIAQPAFRGARVVDQEVRRYPGSVSLFSPGSFSKRPPMETSVASVVCAGDWVRMGEKEHGAKGLCQERAYVCGLEAGNSLLRRGIVRGADLPRTLQHSVIPIRADEPQVVLGRALNKLVMAPLEAFGIQWPWLAI; encoded by the coding sequence ATGGCCGAAGGTTTTCCGGGTAAAAAGCAATCTCATGCGGTTGTCATCGGGGCCGGCTGGGCTGGCTGGGGTGCGGCTAAGGCGCTCTGCGAAGCGGGTGTTCGGGTGACCCTAATGGATGGGATGGAGGATCCAACCGGCAGCCAGCCTCTCACCACGCCAAGCGGTAAACCGTTCGAGGCAGGCACCCGGGGGTTCTGGAAGGATTATCCCAACATCAATGCCCTGACGGCAGAGCTCGGGCTCGGCTCGATCTTCACGGAGTTCACCACTAGTGCGTTCTGGTCACCCGAAGGCCTGGAGGCAACGGCTCCTGTCTTCGGTGACGCTCCGCTGTGGCCGAGTCCTCTGGGTCAGGTTGCTGCAACGATCAATAACTTCAAGCGCCTGCCTGTTGCTGATCGGCTCAGCATCGCCGGCCTGCTCTACGCCATGCTCGATCTGAACCGCAACGATGCGGTATACAGGAGTTACGACTCGATCGATGCGCTGACGCTGTTTAGACAGCTCAGGATCAGTGATCGCATGATCGATGATTTCCTGCGGCCCACGTTGCTGGTGGGGCTGTTCAAGCCGCCGGAGGAGCTGTCGGCCGCTGTCACGATGGAGCTCCTCTACTACTACGCCCTGGCGCATCAGGATTCCTTCGATGTGCGTTGGATCAGGTCGAAAAGCATCGCCGAACAGCTGATTTTGCCGCTCAGTGAGCGGCTGCAGGAGCAGCATCAGCTCGAGGTGCTGGGCGGCACCCTGGCCACCCGGCTGAACGTCTCGCCGGAGACTCAGGCCATCCGCTCGGTGGGAACCCGTTCCGTAACAAGCGGGAGCACCGGTTTAATCGAGGATGTCGATGCTGTGGTGATTGCGGTGAGTGCCAAAGGAATGGGTGCTTTGATGGCGCAATCCCCGGAGTGCGGCGCGCTGGCGCCGGAGCTTGTGCGTGCCGCCACGCTCGGATCGATCGATGTGGTGTCGATCCGTCTGTGGCTGGATCGCACCGTGCCGGTCGCCGATCCCGCCAATGTGTTCTCACGTTTCAGCTCACTAAGAGGCGCCGGAGCCACCTTCTTCATGTTGGATCAACTGCAGCGGGAGTCGGAGCAGGCGCTCTGGGGTGATCAGCCACCGCAGGGTTCGGTGATCGCCAGCGACTTCTACAACGCTTCGGCCATCGCCGAGCTGAGCGATCAGGAGATCATCGACTGCCTGATGCAGGATCTGCTGCCCATAGCGCAGCCTGCCTTCAGGGGGGCCAGGGTCGTGGATCAGGAGGTGCGGCGTTATCCGGGTTCGGTGTCTCTTTTCTCGCCGGGAAGTTTCAGCAAGCGGCCACCAATGGAGACGTCAGTGGCTTCGGTGGTCTGCGCCGGCGACTGGGTGAGGATGGGCGAGAAAGAACATGGTGCTAAAGGCCTTTGTCAGGAACGCGCCTACGTGTGTGGTCTGGAAGCGGGCAACTCACTGCTCAGGCGCGGGATCGTGAGGGGCGCCGACCTGCCCAGGACCCTGCAGCACTCTGTGATACCCATCCGCGCCGATGAACCGCAGGTGGTGCTCGGGCGTGCGCTTAACAAGCTGGTGATGGCCCCCCTCGAGGCCTTCGGGATCCAGTGGCCTTGGTTGGCTATCTAG
- a CDS encoding cupin domain-containing protein, with translation MAVSIEGSPPCSYFMCLQLYSQYIRYNHFMRLNDEQQMNEKHSDHADKTKMPSSETLKQVCQPEERVLGRADDGSVMEFMLQTEHGNTYLCRFPPGFISHAAIQLCTEEIWYFIQGEGVFWIKHEGIERQVPFNAGTALHAPCGGAMQFRNNGHLEAVAHVVTMPPWPGSDGAKLTKGPWESV, from the coding sequence GTGGCTGTTTCCATCGAAGGAAGTCCACCTTGCTCTTACTTTATGTGTTTGCAATTATATTCTCAATATATACGCTATAATCACTTCATGAGATTAAATGATGAACAACAAATGAATGAAAAGCATTCTGATCACGCAGATAAAACAAAAATGCCGTCGTCAGAGACTCTTAAACAAGTATGCCAGCCTGAGGAGCGGGTGTTAGGCAGGGCTGATGATGGCAGTGTAATGGAGTTTATGCTTCAAACTGAGCATGGCAATACCTACTTGTGCCGTTTTCCCCCTGGCTTTATTTCACATGCTGCCATTCAATTATGTACAGAAGAAATATGGTATTTCATTCAAGGGGAAGGGGTATTTTGGATAAAGCATGAAGGCATTGAAAGACAAGTGCCTTTTAATGCTGGAACCGCATTACATGCACCTTGCGGTGGAGCGATGCAATTTCGTAACAATGGACACTTGGAAGCCGTAGCGCATGTAGTGACCATGCCTCCATGGCCTGGTTCAGATGGCGCTAAATTAACCAAAGGCCCATGGGAAAGTGTTTGA